AAATCGCCGCGGGCGAAGTGGTAGAGCGTCCGGCTTCGGTGGTAAAAGAACTCATCGAAAACGCCATCGACGCAGAAGCAACGGCCATTCGCATCTTTATTGAAGAGGGCGGCAAGAAACTGATTCAGGTAATTGACAACGGCATTGGAATGAGCGAAGAAGACCTGCCCCTGGCCTTTGAGCGCCACGCCACCAGCAAAATTCGTTCGCAGGACGACCTGGATCGTATTGAAACGCTCGGCTTTCGCGGCGAAGCCCTGCCGAGCATTGCTTCGGTTTCGCAGGTGGAGGTTAAAACGCGTCGCGCCGAAGACAAAATGGGCACCATTTTTATCTTGAACGGCGGTAAAGAGGGGCGCATAAAAAAAACGGCGGCCAATGTTGGAACGAGCGTCAGCATTCGCAATCTATTTTTCAACACACCGGCCCGTCGCCAGTTTTTGCGCTCGGTAAACGCCGAAGTGCAGCAAATCCTGAACGTGGTAAAACGTTTTTTCCTGGCCTATCCGAACATCGCCTTTGAACTAACCATTGACGGTCGCGAAATCTACAATTTAAAACAAAGCGACATAGGCGAGCGCGTCAAACAGGTTTTGGGCGCCAGCATCTTTCGCGGGCTGCTCAAAGTTTCAGCCAGCCTGGGCGGCATTGAATTGCACGGCTTTGTCAGTCGACCGGATGTGGTGCGCAAGTCGCGCGGCATGCAGTTTTTGTTTTTAAACGGCCGCCCCATCCAGGACCGCGCTTTGAACCATGCCATTTATCAGGCTTACGGCAACCTAATCGGCAGCGGCGAATATCCCATCTACTGCCTGTACTTGGAAATGGATGCGGGGCTGGTGGATGTAAACGTCCACCCCACCAAAATGGAAGTGCGTTTTTCTAATGAAAGAAGCATTTACTATTTTGTGATCAGCACCGTGCGCAAAGTTTTGAGCGACGAAGGAGTCATCCCTGAATTTTCCACCACGCCCGAAGGCAGCGCCTTAAAACAGGTTATCGATAAAGCCGATGAGCCGCGGCAAATTATTAAAGAGATGCGCCACAAAAAGCGCTACATGGGCCGCTACGGCGCGGGCGCGCAGTTGAGCCTGACTTATTTTGAGGCGGAAACGCCATCTGACCAGAGCGGTAAAACCGACAAAAACGAAACGCAAAATGAGATGCTTCCTCCTTCGCCCGGTACGCAGTCCCCTTTTGCCGGCGACGTTCAGTTCTGGCAGCTGCATAATCGCTACATCATTTCAGAGATCAAAAGCGGCATGGTGATCATCGATCAGCATGTGGCGCACGAACGCATCATCTTTGAACGAATTCTAAAAGTCTTGCAAAAAGAGGGACTGGGCGCCGGCCAGAAATTACTCTTCCCACAAAAACTCACCTTGAATTACGATGACTTCATGGTTTTTAAAGAGATCCATGAAGTTCTGAACAAAATTGGCTTCAGCATTAAGGTATTCAGCGGAACGACCATTGTGATAGAAGCCATGCCCGCCGACGTAAAAGTCGGCCGCGAATCGCAAATACTGCTGGATATTATCGATTACTACAGGAACGAACCGCTGCACGATTTTGACCATCTGCACAAAGTAGCCGCGGCCTACGCCTGTAAAAACGCCGTTAAATCGGGCGAAAAACTGACTCAGGCCGAAATGCAAAACCTGGTGGATCAGCTTTTCGCCTGCGAAACACCCTTCTTTTGCCCCCACGGGCGGCCGGTCATTGTGACCATCGACCTGGAAGAACTGGATCGCAAATTTAAACGGATCACGTAAGCATGAAGCGCGTTGTTCATTTTATCGTCGGGCCTACGGCCATCGGCAAAACCTTTCTTTCAGCGCTGCTTGCAGAAAAAATAAAGGTAGAAATTATCTCGGCCGATTCGCGTCAGATTTACCGTTTTATGGATATAGGAACGGCCAAGCCGGAAGCGGAGTTTCGGCGGCGGGTTACCCACCATTTTATCGATATCTGCGATCCGGATGAATACTACAGCGCCGGGCTTTTCGGAAAGGATGCCCGAGCAGCGATTCAGGATATCTTTGTCAGAGGAAGCGTCCCGCTGGTGGTTGGCGGCTCCGGTTTTTACATTAAAGCGCTGGTTGACGGCATTTTTGAACTGGATGCTAAAGATGAAAAAATTCGACAGCAGCTCAATGAACGTCTTGAACGTGATGGTTTAAGAGCGCTGTACGACGATTTAAAAAAGATCGATCCTGTTTACGCCGCCAAAATCAGCCCGAATGATCGGCAGCGCATTTTACGCAGCCTGGAAGTGTATTTTGTAACCGGCAAACCGTTTTCTTACTTCCATCAACAAAAACCGGAAGCGGCGGATTTTAAGCCCGCTTTCTGGGGGCTGGATATGGAGCGCAAGGCCCTTTATCAGCGCATCAATGAACGCGTGGACCAGATGCTGGCAGAAGGACTGATCGATGAAGTTAAAACGCTGCTGGGAAAAGGTTACAGCCCACAATTAAATGCTCTGAAAACCGTTGGCTACAAAGAAACCATCGCCTATCTTCAGAATCGGTTATCTTATGAAGAGATGGTGGAACAGATTAAACGCAATACGCGGCGCTACGCCAAACGGCAGCTCACCTGGTTTCGCGCCGATCAACGCATCCAATGGACGCGCGTTGATTCGCCAGAGACGTTCAGGGAATTAGCGAAAAAAATCGCGGATGCTTTATAATGGTCCTAACTGGTTTTGATATGGTATGATAATTACTTCTCAGGCCATTTTTCTGCATAACTGCAAAATAATGTATTTCTCACTTTGTTAGAACACATCAATATAAAAACTTTATTTTAAGTTTGAGAATAAGAACGATTAGAAATAGTTTAATTTTATTTATGACTACACTCTAAAAAGGTATTATTATCGAATTCCATTAAATGGGACTATTATGATTTAAATTACATAAAATATATTCGTGTCCTTCGTGAAATTCGTGGTTTATATACTGAACTCATTTATGTTCGAAGATTTTTTACCCCAAAAATTCAGATACATTCATGGCATTTTATCTAATTCTTTGTTATGTAAAAAATCCTCCTTTGTACTCAACGAAATAATATTCACATAGTGTATCAAATAAAATTTTAAGCATAAATTTTAAATACATTTAAACTATTGTAATAATTAAATCGACTAAAAAATAAAAACTTCTTGACATTTAAAATATCTCTTATTATTTTTAAAAAAAGATTATAAAAATAAGTTAAATAAATGATTTTATTTAAAATTTTTATTAATCACCTGCGAAAACTTTCCTTTTTATTTATTTATAACCAACCAAATACCAACAAACTTACAGGGGGTCTTATGAACAAATTATTTACCATTCTAACTCTATCCATTCTTATGTTAGCGTTTGCCTTTCCAGCATTTGCCCAGAACGGCGAAATTATTGCAGATGGCTATGCAAAGATTTTTGAGCGAAATGCTTTCGAAAATGCAACGCACTGGCCAATTGTAGCCGATGAAGTACATGCTGGCTTCGATCTGGACAAAGATCAGAATCTTGAATTTATTGTGGTAGCGGATAACTCATGTCCTAACGGACCAAGTGGCGCTGGCTGGGGAGATGGACATTCCCTTTTTATTTATGAATGGAATCCGACTTCAGGTAATTTTGAATTGATGTGGAGCTGGGCAGATACCAGCCTAAAAACAGGAGGCGCAAGCTTTCCGACAATGGCCGTAACCGATCTTGATGGGGATGGCGATCAAGAAATTACATTAGGCATGCCAAGCGGCAGCGACTACCCCGCTCCGGATGTAAGCCCTACCGTTATTTATATTTTTGAGTTTGGGCAGAATACCTATCCAACAGAACCAACAGCCATCTGGACGGCAGAATCTGGCCCCGGCTCTAATACACGTCCATCTGCCATGGCTGCTGACGATATTGATGGCGACGGTGTAGAAGAAGTGGCCGTTGCTTTCAGGGCCTTTAGTGATGCCAGTACTAATGATGCATTGATGATATTCTCTTTAGACGGCGGGTTTGCCGGTGAGTTTACACAGTTTAAAATTGAAATGATTGATACCACTGGTGATTGGGGAAGCGTTTATTCTGCAGATATTACCGATATTGACAACGACGGAAATTTGGAAGCCTATTTCTCGACTGACAACCATACTTTTTACGAGGCCACTGGCGCTGATCAATATCAATTATATTATATGGATACTCCCACTCTGGACGCTTGGACGATTCAGGCGGTGGTGCAGGCAGACGTTGATGGCGATGGAACGAATGAATTACTGTGGGGACATACCTCTGGCGCTTTAAGAATGTTGCGTGGCGTAGCGGATCTGGCATCGATGAATTCTTCGAATGAGGTAGAAATAGCTATGGTGAACCCAGCCGGTTGCCGAGGACTTACTGCTGGAGATTATGACGGCGACGGTAAGGTTGATATATTTATGGGTGGCAACTATTCAGGCGCTGTTGACCGAATTGAATATAATGGTAGCGGCGACATTGCGGACTCTGCAAGTTATACTTATGAGCGCGTTTTTCAGGATACCATACCCAGCGGCGGTACAAGAGTTTATTCGGTCTCCTTCCCCGGCGATAATTTCTGTATTAAACAAGGGGGAACGACAAGCAATGATTTAAACGGAAATGGAGAACCTGAGCTCTTAATTGCTTACGAAGATGGTGATTCCTTGCAAAACTGGATTGTAATGATTGAAGGAAATGGCGTAACAGGATTTGAACTGAATCCCGGTCAAAAGGTTCTTAAAACATATACTTTAAAACAAAACTATCCTAATCCATTTAATCCAAGCACAACGATTTCATTTACGATACCTTCTACAGAAAAAATAACATTAAAAATTTACGATATGATGGGAAGAGAAGTAAAAACCTTAATCAACGAAATAATGCCTTCTGGGACGCACGTAGTTACCTGGGACGGTACTGATAACAAAGGTACTCCTATGGCAAGCGGCGTATATTTGTATATTTTAAAAGCCGGGAACCATACACTTTCTAAAAAGATGACATTAATGAAATAAACTTTTATTCAATTAAAAAAGGGAGAATCTTTCTCCCTTTTTTTTTAAAAAATTGGTGATTTTACTCTAATTAAATTAGGCGGAAAGCCTGTATTCCCCATAAAATTGAATTGGCAGCGAATAAAGTAGATTATGAAGGTTTTATTCAGAAGTAAAATTAAAACAATTAGATCTATAATCATAGAAAATTTCCATTTTAGGTAGACTAAAAAAGACCAAATGCTTTGTCCGATGAAACAAAGCTTAAAAAATCATTTTAAATTTTCTGGAGGAGTAATTCATGCATAAAAAGTTAATCAGAATACTCTTTCTTATAATTGCGCTCGCAGGCTATCTTTTTTCGGGTACAACCGGAAAGATAGCAGGAAGAGTCGTTGATAAAAATACCGGCGAACCTCTATCTGGTTGTAATATAATAATAAAAGGTACACAAATGGGGGGCGCAACAGATATTGATGGCTATTATGTCATACTCAATATCCCTCCTGGAGTATATACGTTACAAGCTATTTATGTTGGGTATGTTACACAAGAGATTCAAAATGTAACTGTAAAAGTCGATTTAACCACCAAAATAAACTTCAAGCTATCTGAAGCAAGTTTTGAAGGGGAAGAAATTATAGTTATTGCAGAAAGACCACTCATACAACAAGATGCTACAGCTACGGCATCTGTAGTTGGAGCAAAAGAGATAGAGATGGCCCCTATAGAATCCTTCGAACAAATTGCGCAAACCAAGGCGGGAGTTAACGTTGGCCCCGAAGGTTCATTGCACTTTAGAGGCGGTCGTAGTAGCGAAGTTGCCTATATTATTGATGGAATTACCGTTACAGATGCCATCCATGGCGGCACATCAGCTATAGATATTTCAACCAATGCCATTCAGGAATTATCATTAATTACCGGGTCATTTAGCGCAGAATATGGGCAGGCCATGTCAGGAATCGTAAACATTGTTACCAAAGAGGGGGGCAATAACTTTAGTGGGAATCTTTCCTTTCAAACCGGCGATATTGTTACCAGTTCTTCAAATAGTAAATATTTTCTTTCGGAAATTAATAATATCGATCCCTTTAATACCTCTGAAATAGAGGCCAGCCTATCTGGCCCTATCTTAAGGAACAGGCTATCATTTAATGTTTCAGCGAGATATTTCGATGACAAAGGATATCTTTACGGACAACGAATTCACACCCCTACCGATATCGCAGATTCCATACAAACGGGAGATGGCGCCTTTGTCTCCCTTAATTCAAACAAAAAATATAATATTCAAAACAAATTAAAATGGAAAGTTACGAATTCAATAAATTTTTATTTAACGACCATTTACGAAAACCGGAAATATCAGGAGTACAATCATACGCGCAGTAAAGTACCTGACGGCATTCCATGGCAATATAAAACGGCTTTGCAATTTATAGGAAAAATAACTCATCAATTCTCCAAATTTGCCTATTATTCCGTTGCTTTAGGTTATCTGGATAAAGACTACAAACGCTATCTTGACAAAGACATTTATTCCCTTAAATATGTCTGGAATGGTTACAGCGCGGGACAATATTTTTATCCAGGAGGTACCGATAATTTTAGACAATTTAGTAATCAAAAACAATATACGATTAAATTTGACTTAACTTCACAATTGTTTAAGAATCATGAAATAAAAACAGGAGTTGAATTAAAACGTCTCTCTTTATTCAATCATTCCTATTACCTTAGTGTAGATCGTCGAGCAGAGCCATTTGTGGATTCCAATAACAATGGTGTTTGGGATGTTGGCGAGCCATTTACGGATATTGACCGCAACGGTAACTGGAATGATGCTCGTGACGATAATGGAGATGGAATCCCTGGCAATACCATCATTTTAGAGGGATACACAAATGACAAATGGAATCGTAAGCCTACCGAATTTGCCTTTTATATTCAGGATAAAATGGAATTTAAAGACATGGTTGTAAACCTGGGTATTCGGTTCGATTACTTTGATCCCAATGGTCGGGTATTACGTGACCCAACCGATCCCGATATCACGAACCCTATTAAAAATGAAAATATCTGGAAAGATTACGGTACAGACGGGATTCCCAACACCAATGATCCGGATGGCACCGAAAACAATGGGATTAAAGATCCTGGCGAGCCTGAAGTGACGCTTGCGGAACGGCAAACCTACTGGTACAAAAAAGCCGATCCTACGTATCAAATAAGTCCCAGGATCGCTTTTGCCTTCCCCATTTCTTCCAACGGGAAATTATTTTTCTCTTATGGCCATTTTTTCCAGCTTCCGCCTTACACCTATTTATACCAGGATTATGAAAACAAGGTTAAGCCAGGATTGATTCAAACAAGTATGGGAAATCCAGGGCTAAAACCACAAAAAACGATTAGTTACGAAATAGGTGTTGAGCAACAAATAACGCGGGATATGGTTGCTTTTTTTAAAATTTATCAACGTGATATGCGAAATATCATAGGACAGGACATTGTTATTTTACCTAATACAGATGCTTATGGTATCTTTGTAAATCGGGATTATGGTCGCGTAAGAGGCATTAATTTTAGTTTGGAAAAACGTTTTACTTCTTTCTTTTCGGCCGCTATCGATTACACCTATCAGATTGCGGAAGGCAACGAATCCAACCCCACCCAACGCGTTAGAAATTATCGATTAAAAATAGAGAATTTGAAAAAAATTGTTCCTTTAGATTGGGATCAACCTCACACTTTGCGACTCAATGGAAGTATAGGTCAGCCGAATAACTGGATGATTAGTATGATCGGCCGCATAGAATCGGGCTATCCTTACACTCCCCAGGGAGCTAATGAAATTGTAAGAATTGCAGAAGAAAATAGCGCCCGGAAAATTCCCATCATTAATTTCGATTTATATGCAAAAAAATCCTTTGCAATTAACATGGGTAATAATAGTTTTATCTTTTCTGTTTATGGTAAAATATACAACTTATTTGATCGTCTAAATGAAAAATACGTTTGGGATGCTACAGGAAGAGCTACTTACGGTTTAGGTTTATATGGTGGAGAATTTGACCCAGACTGGCAAAGACGCCCCCATTGGTTTTATAAACCGCGTCAAATTTTTCTCGGAATTGAGTATAGCTTTTAATTTGGGAGGAATTCATGAAGCTCAGCATAAAAATTTTCAACATGTTTTCATATGTGTTGATCTATCTTATCTTAACATGCTTAAATATTCAAAGTTTTGCGCAAACCCCGCCTAAAAAAATGAAATATTGGACCCAGGAGGAGTGGGATAAGTGGGAAAAATGGAATCACCGTGTTCAGTTGCTTAAATCAACAGGGGCGGCAGATCGACGTGAAGGGGTTATGGATGGGAATAAGATACGTACTGTTTTTTATAATTATGGATCAGTTGGTCGCCCCAATACAGAACCTTCTATTGAATGGCCAAAAGAAAGCGGACACGGATACGCTTATGAATTTGGGCCAATCATTGGCGCATTAGTGGTAGACATACATGGCGATACCATTCCCATAATTTCGGAGGCGCTCATTGATGGCGGAGATCGTTCTCCCAGCGGAAAAGTTTGGGGTTGGCAACCTTTGCCTCAATACTTAAACACTAATTCGCCAACTCCTGCAATGAGTAACAATCCTGATTCATGGCCGCTCACAGTCTCCACAACCAATCCATTTTTCAATCCTGATTTTACTTCAGACCTTGACAAATTTTTATGGCCCGGGATTGATGGCCTCGGTAAAATTTCTGCAGACCTCGAAGCGTTTTGGGTGATGGATGATCGAGATAACGATGAATTCGAATATTATCCTTTTATAAATGATTCCTCGCGTCGAGGCCTTGGAATTCAATTAAATTGTCGGTTAATGCAATTTTCCGCATCACTCGCCGAAGATATCATCTTTTATATAATTGAAATTGAAAATGTAAGCGATAAACGGTTGGATAAAGTGGTTGCCGGCATGTTCGGTGATCCACATATTGGCGGCCCTGGCGACTTTAGCGATGATTATGCAGGGTTTGATAAAGATTATAATATGGTCTATTCTTACGATAAGCCAGGCTCAAGTAATGACTATGGCATACCTTATGAAGAATTAGGATGGCTTGGTTTTAAGTTTCTTGAGAGTCCAAAAGATTCGCTTGGAAATCAACTGGGTTTAACCAGTATGGCTGCTCCTATATATGGCACTGCCGGCGGTACGCCTGCTTTTGATGATGTGATGTGGGATTTACTTAAACCCGGAACATTTACAGACATCGCTCAAGAAAAAGACAACGTATTCCTTTTTGGAAGTGGTTATTTTTCTCTCGATCCTGGAGAAAAGGTGAGATTCTCAATAGCAATTATTATGGGCAAAGGCCGGGACGATCTGTATTCGAATGCTGATATTGCACAAGAGATTTATGATTTAAATTATAAGTTTACCAAGGCTCCGGATCCTCCCATTGTAACGGCCGTGCCTGGCGATGGCGAGGTTACCCTGTATTGGGATACAAGTTCTGAACAATCTTTTGATGAGTTTTTCCAGGCATACGACTTTCAAGGCTACAAAATATATAAAAGTACAGATAAAGGACAAACCTGGGGACCTATAATTACAGATGCCTTTGGTAAGGAGATTGGGTTTAAACCTCTTGCTCAGTTTGACAAGATTGATGATGTGAGCGGTTTATTCCCATATGATAAAGATGGTGTGAAGTTTTATTTAGGTAATAATTCTGGCTTAGTTCATACTTTTACGGATAAAAACGTCATTAATGGAGTAACTTATTATTATGCTGTTACTGCGTATGATTCTGGATATCCCTCTAAAGGTGTTTTGCCAGTCGAATCGGGTAAATTTCCAGGACAGAACATGGTGAGTGTAATGCCCACACCAAGAGTTCCTGGATTCGAAAATGCACAGGTAAACGTTAATCACATTGAAGGTATTTCTACCGCTACGCTTAAATTTAATGTGCTGGATCCACAAAAAATAGTTAATAATACTTATGATATAATAGTAAATGCCGGGGAAAATATAACCACCTCTGTTTCTATTATTAATGCTGCTACCGGCGATACTGTTATAAACAATTTTAATCAATTAAATGGCCAACCGATTCTGTTCGATGGATTAATCGGTTTTATTTATGATGAACCAGGAATTTTTATTGTCGATTCTTTATCTGGATGGCTTGAAAATAGTAAAAGCAACTTAAGTTTAGATATTAGCCTTTATAGCGGCGGAGTACGCATACCCAAGGATATGGAGGTCCGGTTTTTCTCTTACGTAGCGGATACCTCTGTGCTTGTCAGTCCAAAGCCTATAAATTTTCAAGTATGGAACGTTACCGATAATGAACAAATGGAAGTTATATTTTTTGACAGGAATGGCAACGATATTGTGGATATCGGCGATCGCCTTGTTCCTATCATTTATGTAAATGATAGGCCGAAAGGTGTTTGGCAGGTTGCTTTTAATGCTCCGGCTGGACAGGATACCATTTTACCGCAACCCGGTGATATTATTAAAATCTTTGTCTCAAAACCTTTTACTAACGATGATTCATATCAACTTCAAACCTTGGCAAGTACGGTAAATAAAGAGAAAGCAAAAAAAGATTTTCTGCAAAATGTTGCCGTTATTCCTAATCCTTATATTGTAACATCAAGCTTTGAAGTAGCGCCGCCAACAGTATTTAGCGCAGGGCGTGGAGAACGTCGTGTCTATTTTACCAATTTACCGCCAAAGTGCACCATTCGGATTTACACTCTAAATGGGGAATTAATACGTGAAATTCACCATGAAAGCACTTTATTCAACAGCATGGAGCCCTGGGATTTGCTCTCAGAAGAAGGGCTTGAGATTTCTTATGGGATTTATATCTATCACGTTGATGCCGGTGAATATGGTAAAAAAATTGGCAAACTTGCAATTATTAAATAGGTGGGAGTCGCTATGAATGTTATAAAATATATTATCGTAATCCTGCTTTCATTTTTTATATTAAAAATAAGCGTGGCAGGAGAAATTACAAAAAAGGGTACCACTGCAGCCCAGTTTTTAAAAATTGGGATAGGCGCCCGAGCTTCTGCTATGGGTGAAAGTCATGTTGCTGACGTTAATGATGTTTCTGCTATTTTCTGGAATCCGGCCGGTATGGCACGCATTTCAAACAATGAACTTATGTTGATCCGTACAAACTGGCTGGCCGATATTAAATATGACTTTGCTGGTATTGTTGTGCCCATGCAAAATTTGGGTACGTTCGGTTTATTTTATGCTGGCCTAACCATGGGAGATATGATCGTACGAACCGAATATGAACCCGAAGGCACCGGCGAATTATTTTCAGCAAGTAGTATTGCAATGGGAATTAGCTACGCCCGCAATATGACCGAACGTTTTGCCTTTGGAGTTACTGCCAAATATGTTCACGAACAAATCTGGCATGAAACCGCCTCTACGGTTGCTTTTGATCTCGGTATTACCTACCAAACTACCCTTCCCAGGCTCAGGTTGGGTATGGCCATCTCCAATTATGGCGGCAAGATGAGAATGGACGGTAAAGACCTTCTCACCTTTAAAGACGTTGATCCAAACTTAAAAGGAAATAACGAAAATATCATCGCAAAATTAAACACTGAAAAATTTGACCTCCCCATAAGCTTTCGAGTTGGATTCGCTTATGATGTTATTAAATCTGATTTCCATACCGTTATATTTAGTATCGATGGCGTCTCGCCCAATGATTTTAATGAATATCTCAACATTGGTGCTGAATATGGTTTGCGAAAATCCGTCTTTTTAAGAGCAGGATATAAAGGAATCGGCGTACAGGATTTTGAAGGCGGGTTGTCTCTGGGAGGCGGTATCCATTATAAAATACACGGCGCCTTTAATCTAATCCTCGATTATGCCTATGTGGACTATGGCAGATTAAATAATGTTCAACGCTTCTCAATTGCCATTGATTTTTAATTATAAAGAAAAAGGCTGTCTTTTAATGGCAGCCTTTTCTTATTAATTTTCACTGTACAATTCAATTGGATAGAATATGATTAATTCCGAAAATCTTTACCAGTTATGGCAATATCTTCACCAAAATCCGGAGTTATCCTTTAAAGAACATCATACCACGCAATTTATTGCCAGAACGTTGAAAAACTGGGGAATCACCTTTCGGCGCTTTAAAAACCTGGAGACTGGCGGCTATGCAGACGTGGGCTCCGGCGGCCCTGTGGTTGCCTACAGAGCGGAGATCGACGCCCTGCCCATTGAAGAGAATCCGGCCCATTCCGTTATTTCCCACAACCGCGGTGTAATGCACGCCTGTGGACATGACTATCATACGACGATCGGCCTCGGTCTATTAAAATATTTCTCCGAAAAACCGCAAAAAACGGGCGGCAGATTACGCGTCATATTTCAGCCTGGCGAAGAAGCGGCTCCAGGCGGCGCTGAAAAAGTATTGGCGGAAAACATCTGGCAGGATGTGAAGGGCATTTTAACCGTTCACACCCAGCCTCAGACGCCCGTTGGTACTTTTTCATTGTTCAGGGGAGCGGTGCAGGCTTCCTCAACCTCGGTTAAAATTTTACTCAAAGGCCCTGGCGGACATACGTCCAGACCTTTTGAATCCGTGGATTTAATCAACGTTGCAGGCCAATACATTACTCAATTACAATCGTATGTGAAACAAAAAACAGATGTCAGGGATGCTGTGGCCTTTGCTTTCGGCTCCATTAACGGCGGCGAAACACACAATATCATCCCGGATAAAATATTTTTATGGGGAACTTTACGGACTCTTGACAACGAAGTTCTGGCCAGATGCCTCAAGCATATCCAACATTTTTCCAGCTCCTTTGCAAAATTGTTTGATATTCAGATAGACGTTCAATTTCCCACCATCTGCCCGGCAGTTATTAATGATGCAAACCTTGTGCGTAAATTCTATGATTTTATGCAAGAACAAAATCTGGAACAACAGATACAAATGCCCGAAAAACCTTCGATGGGCTCCGATGATTTCTCTTTTTATTTAAAAAAAGCGCCGGGCTTGTACCTTATTATGGGCGGCGGCGGAAAGGGAGCCCTGCACAGTCCAGACCTGGAAATGGATCAGGCTTTAATTGATTCCGCCCTCGAGGTATTATCGGGCTTTATTTCCTATTTATTTAAAGAAACACCGATTAAGACAGAGAAAAAAACATGAGCAGACTCCGAATCGTCGTCACGGACTCCGGACTGGGCGGAATGGATGTTGCCGCCCGTTTTTTTGCGGCGTTGCGTTCAATGGAAGCCAGGCCAAACGTTGATCTCCTTTTCGTCAACGCCTTGCCCGAGGCTCAAAAAGGCTACAATAAAATGTCCGATAAGGCCGAGAAAATACGTGTGTTTAATCAGGTACTTCACAGCATCCAGAAACATTTTGCACCACACATCATAGCCATTGCCTGCAACACGCTGTCGGTTATTGTCTCAGAGACCGATTTCTACAAACAATATGCTCAACGGATTATGAATATTGTTGAAATATTTGCCGCTGATTTTTTAAACAAGATGAAAAATATCAAAAACACATCGGCCATCATTTTTGCCACAGAAACGACTATAAAAAATGCCAATTATCAAAACCTATTGTTCCGGGCAGGATTTCAAAATGATCACGTCATCCCTATTTC
This sequence is a window from Caldithrix abyssi DSM 13497. Protein-coding genes within it:
- a CDS encoding FG-GAP repeat domain-containing protein, coding for MILFKIFINHLRKLSFLFIYNQPNTNKLTGGLMNKLFTILTLSILMLAFAFPAFAQNGEIIADGYAKIFERNAFENATHWPIVADEVHAGFDLDKDQNLEFIVVADNSCPNGPSGAGWGDGHSLFIYEWNPTSGNFELMWSWADTSLKTGGASFPTMAVTDLDGDGDQEITLGMPSGSDYPAPDVSPTVIYIFEFGQNTYPTEPTAIWTAESGPGSNTRPSAMAADDIDGDGVEEVAVAFRAFSDASTNDALMIFSLDGGFAGEFTQFKIEMIDTTGDWGSVYSADITDIDNDGNLEAYFSTDNHTFYEATGADQYQLYYMDTPTLDAWTIQAVVQADVDGDGTNELLWGHTSGALRMLRGVADLASMNSSNEVEIAMVNPAGCRGLTAGDYDGDGKVDIFMGGNYSGAVDRIEYNGSGDIADSASYTYERVFQDTIPSGGTRVYSVSFPGDNFCIKQGGTTSNDLNGNGEPELLIAYEDGDSLQNWIVMIEGNGVTGFELNPGQKVLKTYTLKQNYPNPFNPSTTISFTIPSTEKITLKIYDMMGREVKTLINEIMPSGTHVVTWDGTDNKGTPMASGVYLYILKAGNHTLSKKMTLMK
- the mutL gene encoding DNA mismatch repair endonuclease MutL, giving the protein MTAKSNKIQILPENLANKIAAGEVVERPASVVKELIENAIDAEATAIRIFIEEGGKKLIQVIDNGIGMSEEDLPLAFERHATSKIRSQDDLDRIETLGFRGEALPSIASVSQVEVKTRRAEDKMGTIFILNGGKEGRIKKTAANVGTSVSIRNLFFNTPARRQFLRSVNAEVQQILNVVKRFFLAYPNIAFELTIDGREIYNLKQSDIGERVKQVLGASIFRGLLKVSASLGGIELHGFVSRPDVVRKSRGMQFLFLNGRPIQDRALNHAIYQAYGNLIGSGEYPIYCLYLEMDAGLVDVNVHPTKMEVRFSNERSIYYFVISTVRKVLSDEGVIPEFSTTPEGSALKQVIDKADEPRQIIKEMRHKKRYMGRYGAGAQLSLTYFEAETPSDQSGKTDKNETQNEMLPPSPGTQSPFAGDVQFWQLHNRYIISEIKSGMVIIDQHVAHERIIFERILKVLQKEGLGAGQKLLFPQKLTLNYDDFMVFKEIHEVLNKIGFSIKVFSGTTIVIEAMPADVKVGRESQILLDIIDYYRNEPLHDFDHLHKVAAAYACKNAVKSGEKLTQAEMQNLVDQLFACETPFFCPHGRPVIVTIDLEELDRKFKRIT
- the miaA gene encoding tRNA (adenosine(37)-N6)-dimethylallyltransferase MiaA, which encodes MKRVVHFIVGPTAIGKTFLSALLAEKIKVEIISADSRQIYRFMDIGTAKPEAEFRRRVTHHFIDICDPDEYYSAGLFGKDARAAIQDIFVRGSVPLVVGGSGFYIKALVDGIFELDAKDEKIRQQLNERLERDGLRALYDDLKKIDPVYAAKISPNDRQRILRSLEVYFVTGKPFSYFHQQKPEAADFKPAFWGLDMERKALYQRINERVDQMLAEGLIDEVKTLLGKGYSPQLNALKTVGYKETIAYLQNRLSYEEMVEQIKRNTRRYAKRQLTWFRADQRIQWTRVDSPETFRELAKKIADAL